One window of the Trifolium pratense cultivar HEN17-A07 linkage group LG2, ARS_RC_1.1, whole genome shotgun sequence genome contains the following:
- the LOC123909451 gene encoding protein FLX-like 4: MRHNHGSIPSHVLENKLAAQEAEIERLAGDNHRLANTHKALRDALVAAAQDVQKIKSHIRSTQTESDIQIRVLLDKIAKMEVDIRASDTVKKELQQAHIEAQNLAASRQELSAQIQLATHELKKAIGDVKCLPDCHAELDSLVQEHQRIRDTFEYEKSKNVELVDHLKAKEKKLIAMAREVEMLRSEILNAEKRINAPNLFGAAAPADGSGPFLDHYGRAHGQMGIGQVGESMVPVVDSNGVAVVNSTDGSGAGWVGTYDPSVAGR; encoded by the exons ATGAGGCATAACCATGGTTCAATTCCTTCTCATGTTTTGGAAAACAAACTCGCCGCTCAAGAAGCAGAAATCGAACGACTTGCAGGTGATAATCATAGATTAGCAAATACACATAAAGCTTTAAGAGATGCACTTGTTGCTGCTGCACAAGATGTGCAAAAGATTAAGTCACACATTAGAAGTACTCAAACTGAAAGTGATATTCAAATTAGAGTTTTATTAGATAAGATTGCTAAAATGGAGGTTGATATTAGAGCTAGTGATACTGTTAAGAAGGAGCTTCAACAGGCTCATATTGAGGCGCAGAATTTGGCCGCTTCTAGGCAAGAATTGAGTGCTCAAATTCAATTAGCTACTCATGAATTGAAGAAGGCTATTGGCGATGTTAAATGTTTGCCGGATTGTCACGCTGAATTGGATAGTTTAGTGCAAGAGCACCAGCGGATTCG TGACACATTCGAATATGAAAAGAGCAAAAATGTAGAGCTAGTAGATCACTTAAAAGCAAAAGAGAAGAAACTAATAGCGATGGCGAGAGAAGTTGAAATGTTACGGTCTGAGATTTTGAATGCTGAGAAAAGAATAAATG CACCAAATCTGTTTGGAGCTGCTGCCCCGGCAGATGGCAGTGGTCCCTTTCTCGACCATTATGGGAGAGCTCATGGTCAGATGGGTATTGGCCAAGTAGGAGAGTCTATGGTACCGGTTGTTGACAGCAATGGAGTAGCAGTTGTAAATAGTACTGATGGTAGCGGTGCTGGTTGGGTAGGTACTTATGATCCATCAGTTGCTGGGAGATGA
- the LOC123904650 gene encoding uncharacterized protein LOC123904650, with translation MSLYQYRWQWQSDLDDDYTVRGAYQLLTTQDAVTLDAASGLIWHRQVPLKVSICVWQLLRDRLPTKANLVTRGILSTANHHCVSGCGEVESAQHLFLSCSTFGALWSLVSSWIGSPLVSAQTLSDHFVRFTVSAGDLRARRSFMQLIWLACVWVVWTERNHRLFRGSANTVYHMLDKIKTFSYRWLKATSSTLAVNCHSWWSSPMLCLSLV, from the exons ATGTCTTTGTACcaat ataggtggcagtggcagtcTGATTTGGATGATGATTATACTGTTCGTGGTGCTTATCAGCTTTTGACGACACAGGATGCAGTTACTTTGGATGCTGCATCGGGTCTTATTTGGCAccgtcaggttcctttgaaggtttccatttgTGTCTGGCAACTCTTGcgggacaggttacctaccaaagcaaacctggttactAGAGGGATTTTATCTACGGCGAACCACCATTGTGTTTCTGGTTGCGGAGAGGTTGAGTCGGCTCAGCACTTGTTCCTTTCCTGCAGTACTTTTGGTGCCCTTTGGTCCCTTGTCAGCTCCTGGATTGGTTCTCCTTTGGTGTCTGCTCAGACTCTTTCCGATCATTTTGTCCGGTTCACAGTTTCAGCAGGTGATCTTCGAGCACGACGTTCTTTCAtgcagctcatttggcttgcttgtGTATGGGTggtgtggaccgaaagaaatcACAGATTGTTTAGAGGCTCAGCAAACACAGTGtatcatatgttggacaagatcaaaacTTTTTCATACAGGTGGTTAAAAGCGACGAGTAGTACTCTAGCTGtgaactgccatagttggtggtctagtcctatgctttgcTTGAGCCTTGTTTAG
- the LOC123909559 gene encoding tetraspanin-7-like isoform X2 produces the protein MKFSNILVGIMNFLTLILSIAMLCLAVWLPKIVHTDQYDKWLQKPFIALGVFLLVVSLMGFIGACCRVSWVLLFYLFVMFLLIILIFIFTIFAIVVTNKGVGVHSNWLVNDRDNWNTIKSSLQIQDICKLPNQHLDDTSHLSSLEIIWTKTENVTYTNSDCNAWNNDPNALCFNCQSCKDGFLQDSHIWKKLVDVNIVILIFLVIVCFFGCCAIRNNRCKGGNRPGQTKFYKARV, from the exons atgaagTTCAGCAACATTTTGGTCGGAATTATGAACTTCCTAACCTTAATTCTGTCGATAGCAATGTTATGTTTGGCAGTATGGTTACCCAAAATAGTACACACAGATCAATACGACAAATGGTTGCAAAAACCCTTTATTGCCCTTGGCGTTTTCCTCTTGGTGGTTTCTCTAATGGGCTTCATAGGTGCTTGTTGTCGTGTTTCATGGGTTCTCTTGTTCTATCTCTTTGTTATGTTTTTGCTCATCATTCTTATCTTCATTTTCACCATTTTTGCTATTGTTGTTACAAACAAAGGCGTTGGTGTTCATTCCAATTGGTTAGTTAACGATAGAGATAATTGGAATACAATTAAAAGTTCTTTGCAAATTCAAGATATTTGCAAATTACCTAACCAGCATTTGGACGACACCTCCCACTTGTCCAGTCTTGAG ATAATATGGACGAAGACCGAAAATGTTACTTATACCAACTCTGACTGTAATGCTTGGAACAACGATCCAAATGCTTTGTGCTTCAATTGTCAATCTTGCAAGGATGGCTTTCTCCAAGACAGCCACATTTGGAAGAAGTTGGTTGATGTCAAcattgtaatccttattttctTGGTTATTGTGTGCTTCTTTGGTTGTTGTGCAATCAGAAATAATAGGTGTAAGGGTGGAAATAGGCCGGGCCAAACCAAATTTTACAAGGCACGAGTCTGA
- the LOC123909559 gene encoding tetraspanin-7-like isoform X1 encodes MKFSNILVGIMNFLTLILSIAMLCLAVWLPKIVHTDQYDKWLQKPFIALGVFLLVVSLMGFIGACCRVSWVLLFYLFVMFLLIILIFIFTIFAIVVTNKGVGVHSNWLVNDRDNWNTIKSSLQIQDICKLPNQHLDDTSHLSSLEIGCCMPSNECGFTKKIENVSYVDPNCAYNKEDCGVFYYNQIIWTKTENVTYTNSDCNAWNNDPNALCFNCQSCKDGFLQDSHIWKKLVDVNIVILIFLVIVCFFGCCAIRNNRCKGGNRPGQTKFYKARV; translated from the exons atgaagTTCAGCAACATTTTGGTCGGAATTATGAACTTCCTAACCTTAATTCTGTCGATAGCAATGTTATGTTTGGCAGTATGGTTACCCAAAATAGTACACACAGATCAATACGACAAATGGTTGCAAAAACCCTTTATTGCCCTTGGCGTTTTCCTCTTGGTGGTTTCTCTAATGGGCTTCATAGGTGCTTGTTGTCGTGTTTCATGGGTTCTCTTGTTCTATCTCTTTGTTATGTTTTTGCTCATCATTCTTATCTTCATTTTCACCATTTTTGCTATTGTTGTTACAAACAAAGGCGTTGGTGTTCATTCCAATTGGTTAGTTAACGATAGAGATAATTGGAATACAATTAAAAGTTCTTTGCAAATTCAAGATATTTGCAAATTACCTAACCAGCATTTGGACGACACCTCCCACTTGTCCAGTCTTGAG ATCGGATGTTGTATGCCTTCAAATGAATGTGGTTTTACGAAGAAGATCGAAAATGTTTCTTATGTCGACCCTAACTGTGCTTATAATAAAGAGGATTGTGGTGTTTTTTATTACAACCAGATAATATGGACGAAGACCGAAAATGTTACTTATACCAACTCTGACTGTAATGCTTGGAACAACGATCCAAATGCTTTGTGCTTCAATTGTCAATCTTGCAAGGATGGCTTTCTCCAAGACAGCCACATTTGGAAGAAGTTGGTTGATGTCAAcattgtaatccttattttctTGGTTATTGTGTGCTTCTTTGGTTGTTGTGCAATCAGAAATAATAGGTGTAAGGGTGGAAATAGGCCGGGCCAAACCAAATTTTACAAGGCACGAGTCTGA
- the LOC123910402 gene encoding tetraspanin-8-like, whose protein sequence is MKFSNILIGILNFVTLIMSIPILVLGVWVTKNYHSECDTWAAKFIISLSVFQLVVSLTGFIGACCRVSWFLRFYLIVMLFPIILVFSFTIFAFVVTNKGAGETLPNKGYKEYRLGGYSNWLQNRVNNNNNWNTIKSCFQSQQLCSNFYYQFANDAVDKF, encoded by the coding sequence ATGAAGTTCAGCAACATCTTAATCGGAATTCTGAACTTCGTAACTCTAATTATGTCAATACCAATATTAGTTTTGGGTGTATGGGTAACCAAAAATTATCACTCAGAATGCGATACATGGGCAGCAAAATTCATTATTTCCCTCAGTGTTTTCCAGTTGGTGGTTTCTCTAACGGGTTTTATAGGTGCTTGTTGTCGTGTCTCGTGGTTTCTCCGCTTCTATCTCATTGTCATGCTTTTCCCCATCATTCTTGTCTTCTCTTTCACAATCTTTGCATTTGTTGTAACTAACAAAGGCGCCGGTGAAACTTTGCCGAATAAAGGGTATAAGGAGTATAGGCTTGGTGGTTATTCCAATTGGTTGCAGAATAGagttaacaataacaataattgGAATACCATTAAGAGTTGTTTTCAATCTCAACAACTTTGCTCTAATTTTTATTACCAGTTTGCAAATGACGCCGTTGATAAATTCTAA
- the LOC123909588 gene encoding glycine-rich cell wall structural protein 2-like, which translates to MAAPWSCCLLAVLVLMSVIESESRVARKDLGLDLGGLGIGLGAGVGLGIGGGSGSGAGAGAGSGSGSSSSSSSSSSSSSSSSGSGSGAGSEAGSYAGSRAGSGSGRSRGGGRGGGGGRGGGGGGGGGGGGGGGGGSGQGSGYGEGYGHGGGYGEGGGD; encoded by the coding sequence ATGGCTGCACCTTGGTCATGTTGTTTACTTGCAGTGCTTGTTTTGATGTCAGTTATTGAATCAGAAAGCAGAGTGGCAAGAAAGGATTTGGGTTTGGACCTTGGTGGATTGGGAATTGGACTTGGAGCAGGAGTAGGTTTGGGAATTGGAGGTGGTAGTGGCTCTGGAGCCGGAGCTGGTGCAGGCTCCGGTTCTGGTTCTAGTTCTAGCTCTTCATCAAGTTCGTCGTCTTCGTCTTCTAGTTCTGGCTCTGGGTCTGGTGCTGGCTCTGAAGCTGGCTCGTACGCTGGCTCTCGAGCTGGATCCGGATCAGGCAGAAGTCGAGGTGGTGGTAGAGGAGGAGGTGGTGGTAGAGGAGGAGGTGGcggtggaggaggaggaggcgGCGGCGGTGGTGGAGGAGGTTCAGGGCAGGGCTCTGGTTATGGTGAGGGTTATGGTCATGGTGGGGGTTATGGCGAAGGTGGTGGTGATTAA
- the LOC123908837 gene encoding tetraspanin-8-like: MKLSNNIIGILNFLTLLLSIPILVMGIWLHKQATSECDRWLEKPIIALGVFLLIVSLMGFIGACFRVSWLLWFYLLFMFLLIVLLFVFTIFSFVVTNKGAGEKLSDKGYKEYRLGDYSHWLQKRVNNNKNWNKIKSCLQSSQFCSLYHNQFANDTVDKFYTENLSALQSGCCKPSNDCGFTYVNPTTWTKTGNVSYSNPDCDAWVNDPNILCFNCKSCKAGLLQNIKGDWKKSAVVNIIFLIFLIIVYTLGCCAFKNNRRDNY, encoded by the exons atgaagCTGAGCAACAACATTATCGGAATTCTGAACTTCCTAACCCTACTTCTTTCAATTCCAATTTTAGTGATGGGAATATGGTTACACAAACAAGCCACCTCTGAATGTGACAGATGGTTAGAAAAACCCATTATTGCCCTTGGTGTTTTTCTCTTAATTGTTTCTCTAATGGGTTTCATTGGTGCTTGTTTTCGTGTTTCATGGCTTCTTTGGTTCTATCTTCTTTTCATGTTCTTACTCATTGTTCTTCTCTTTGTTTTCACCattttctcttttgttgttACTAACAAAGGTGCTGGTGAAAAACTATCCGATAAAGGGTATAAAGAATATAGACTTGGTGATTATTCTCATTGGTTGCAGAAAAGggttaataacaataaaaattggaATAAGATTAAGAGTTGTTTACAATCTAGCCAATTTTGCTCTTTATATCATAACCAATTTGCCAATGATACTGTTGATAAATTCTATACTGAAAACTTGTCTGCTCTTCAG TCCGGATGTTGTAAGCCTTCAAACGACTGTGGTTTTACTTATGTGAACCCAACAACCTGGACAAAGACCGGAAATGTTAGTTATAGCAACCCCGACTGCGATGCTTGGGTGAACGATCCAAACATTCTGTGCTTCAATTGCAAATCTTGCAAAGCTGGCTTATTGCAAAACATAAAGGGTGATTGGAAGAAGTCAGCTGTTGTCAATATCATATTCCTGATTTTCCTGATTATTGTCTACACCCTTGGTTGCTGTGCATTCAAGAATAACAGGAGAGACAATTATTAG
- the LOC123909452 gene encoding cytochrome c oxidase subunit 6b-2 — MAEIELKTAPVDFRFPTTNQTRHCFTRYIEFHRCMAVKGESSGDCEKFAKYYRSLCPGEWVEKWNEQRDNGTFPGPL; from the exons ATGGCGGAG ATTGAGCTAAAAACAGCACCTGTTGATTTTCGTTTTCCTACAACCAATCAAACCCGACACTGTTTCACTCGCTACATAGAGTTTCATAG GTGCATGGCAGTAAAAGGTGAAAGTTCAGGCGACTGTGAGAAATTTGCCAAATATTATCGTTCTCTTTGCCCCGGTGAATGG GTTGAAAAGTGGAATGAACAAAGGGACAATGGCACTTTTCCAGGACCTCTTTGA